The proteins below are encoded in one region of Sulfolobus islandicus Y.N.15.51:
- a CDS encoding vWA domain-containing protein has translation MSEEEGVLRGIDYKDPLVKYRGERISYTLKKLLGRDVQLNETFLVDTYYVHYLPLPITKGKSEIEKNKEIAYSLVNSTLSSDVVLKNREYSIVNSAVSLALTVSYVQNLIEELERIKKTSQSMEEREAAEEILNGLMKGSSSKEGKEQKNTNQQSMEKVLRQAHEKAMSKAIEDANSVRNMQKIVGGNGAGTGSVLTFEGEIHEVLRLARNTEIKKILEFLSGIPKLGSITKRRTTRFSKGELYGYEEGSDIERILYSELALPDMLFYLKLAEGQLLLYQKQIRETLGPIYLLLDKSGSMDGEKILWAKAVALALYSRAKRENRDFYLRFFDNIPYPLIKVQKNAKSKDIIKMVEYIGKIRGGGGTDISRSIISACEDIKEGHVKGVSEIILLTDGEDKIAETTVRRSLKEANSQLISVMIRGDNADLRRVSDEYLITYKLDHEDLLKVVES, from the coding sequence ATGAGTGAAGAGGAAGGTGTATTAAGAGGAATAGATTATAAGGATCCTCTAGTTAAATATAGAGGAGAGAGAATCTCCTATACTTTGAAAAAATTACTAGGAAGAGATGTCCAACTAAATGAAACGTTTTTAGTCGATACTTATTATGTACACTATTTACCATTACCAATAACTAAAGGAAAAAGCGAAATAGAAAAGAATAAAGAAATAGCGTATTCTTTAGTGAATTCTACCCTATCTTCTGACGTGGTTCTAAAAAATAGGGAATACTCAATTGTGAACTCTGCCGTAAGCTTAGCCTTAACCGTAAGTTACGTCCAAAATCTGATTGAGGAGTTAGAAAGAATAAAGAAAACTTCTCAGTCTATGGAGGAGAGGGAAGCAGCTGAAGAAATACTAAACGGTTTAATGAAAGGTAGCTCTTCGAAAGAAGGGAAAGAACAAAAGAACACAAACCAACAGTCCATGGAAAAAGTCCTTAGACAAGCTCATGAGAAGGCAATGTCTAAGGCCATAGAAGATGCCAATTCAGTTAGAAATATGCAAAAAATCGTTGGAGGGAATGGGGCAGGCACTGGGAGTGTTTTAACATTTGAAGGAGAAATTCATGAAGTGTTAAGACTTGCAAGGAATACTGAAATTAAGAAGATCTTAGAGTTTTTAAGCGGCATTCCAAAATTAGGTAGTATTACTAAGAGGAGGACAACTAGATTCTCGAAAGGTGAACTTTACGGATATGAAGAGGGAAGTGATATTGAGAGAATACTCTATTCCGAATTAGCCTTACCAGATATGCTCTTTTACTTGAAATTAGCAGAAGGTCAGTTGTTATTATATCAAAAACAGATTAGAGAAACGTTAGGTCCTATATATCTGTTACTTGATAAATCGGGAAGTATGGATGGAGAGAAAATATTATGGGCCAAAGCTGTAGCGTTAGCATTGTATAGTAGGGCGAAAAGAGAAAATAGAGATTTCTACCTTAGATTCTTTGATAACATTCCATATCCGTTGATAAAAGTTCAAAAGAACGCTAAGAGTAAAGACATCATAAAAATGGTTGAGTACATAGGGAAAATAAGAGGAGGAGGCGGTACAGATATAAGCAGATCAATCATATCTGCTTGTGAAGATATAAAGGAAGGCCACGTTAAGGGAGTTAGTGAAATAATATTATTAACAGATGGAGAAGATAAAATTGCAGAAACTACTGTGAGAAGATCATTAAAAGAGGCCAATTCTCAATTGATAAGTGTAATGATTAGGGGAGATAATGCCGATCTTAGAAGAGTGTCTGATGAGTACTTAATAACGTACAAACTAGATCACGAAGACCTATTGAAAGTGGTAGAAAGTTAA
- a CDS encoding aminotransferase class I/II-fold pyridoxal phosphate-dependent enzyme: MKDATRTVREDMDEATGAITTPIYQTTAYHYPEGEKYRYSREANPTVLELTKKIVELENAEMGVAFSSGMGAISTSALALLKPGNSVLVHRDMFGRSYRFFTDYLKNWGVNVDASNPGSDNIIEKAKSKRYDVIFVENITNPLLRVVDITELSKVAKERGSILIVDATFSTPINQKPLELGADIVVHSASKFLAGHNDVIAGLAAGYGKYLNVIDQMRRTLGTSLDAHAAYLTLRGIKTLKIRMDVINRNAEQIAEFLEGHPKVVKVYYPGLKSHVDYEIARKVLKGFGGVLSFEVNGGQESALKVMKSLKLIIPAQTLGGVNSVISHPATMSHRTLSLEERKIVGITDSLLRLSVGIEDVNDLIEDLDRALCTLY, translated from the coding sequence TTGAAAGACGCAACTAGAACAGTAAGGGAAGATATGGATGAAGCGACTGGTGCTATTACTACTCCAATATATCAGACAACTGCCTATCATTATCCTGAAGGAGAGAAATACAGATATTCTAGGGAGGCAAATCCCACTGTTCTAGAACTCACTAAGAAAATCGTAGAACTTGAGAACGCTGAGATGGGTGTTGCGTTTTCTTCGGGGATGGGTGCTATATCCACATCTGCCTTAGCATTATTAAAACCTGGCAATAGTGTTTTGGTTCATCGTGATATGTTTGGTAGGTCTTATCGTTTCTTTACTGATTATCTTAAAAACTGGGGTGTTAATGTAGACGCATCAAACCCTGGTAGTGATAATATTATAGAGAAAGCGAAGTCTAAGAGGTACGATGTAATATTTGTAGAGAATATTACGAACCCATTATTAAGGGTTGTGGATATTACTGAATTATCCAAGGTAGCAAAAGAAAGAGGAAGTATATTAATTGTGGATGCGACTTTTTCCACTCCAATAAATCAAAAGCCGCTGGAGTTAGGTGCTGATATAGTGGTTCATAGCGCATCGAAGTTTTTGGCTGGACATAATGATGTAATAGCAGGATTAGCTGCTGGTTATGGTAAGTACTTAAATGTTATAGATCAAATGAGGAGAACATTAGGTACTTCCTTAGATGCCCATGCGGCATATCTGACTTTGAGGGGTATTAAGACTCTTAAAATAAGGATGGATGTTATTAATAGGAATGCGGAGCAAATAGCTGAATTTTTAGAAGGACATCCTAAAGTTGTAAAAGTGTATTACCCTGGTCTTAAGTCCCACGTAGATTATGAAATAGCTAGAAAGGTCCTCAAGGGATTTGGAGGTGTTTTAAGTTTTGAAGTAAATGGAGGTCAAGAAAGTGCATTGAAAGTAATGAAATCACTTAAGTTAATAATTCCTGCACAAACGCTTGGTGGAGTGAATTCCGTTATATCGCACCCAGCTACCATGTCACATAGGACACTGAGTTTAGAAGAGAGGAAGATAGTTGGGATAACAGATAGTCTTCTCAGACTATCTGTTGGAATAGAAGATGTAAATGACTTGATAGAGGATTTAGATAGAGCATTATGCACTTTATACTAG
- a CDS encoding DUF1152 domain-containing protein, which yields MKAFVFGIGGGGDIVSAIVVYTYLRKLGYNVLLGAVVWERYVEDPIPGPICFDDLRNAILVNQGLYKVNKDTYAIRGSRQVVPQLVRAIRALELEGAYGICSKSGAMGLYSSLKEFANTEKIDLIVGVDAGGDVLAKGCEETLGSPLIDFISLASLVKLEEDGYNVMLGVIGSGSDGELQYDYFLKRISEIASLNGLLDIKGYDRETETLVERVLNEVNTEASKIPFEAFKGSYGEIPIRNGTRNVFVTPVSAITFFLDPIKVAETSPLHSLVKDSSSIDDANKNLNEVGIYTEYNFEIDLYSQFGLNASHASAYDVSKIRAEGRRKLGGVKIKC from the coding sequence ATGAAAGCATTTGTTTTCGGGATAGGCGGTGGAGGCGACATAGTATCTGCGATAGTGGTATATACTTACTTGAGAAAGTTAGGCTATAATGTTTTGCTAGGTGCAGTGGTTTGGGAGAGATATGTAGAAGATCCCATACCGGGACCCATATGTTTTGACGATTTAAGAAACGCTATTCTAGTAAACCAAGGTTTATACAAGGTTAATAAAGATACTTATGCGATCAGAGGCAGTAGACAAGTAGTACCTCAATTAGTAAGGGCAATTAGGGCATTAGAATTGGAAGGAGCTTACGGAATTTGCAGTAAAAGTGGAGCCATGGGTCTTTATTCATCATTAAAGGAATTTGCAAATACAGAGAAAATTGATCTAATAGTTGGAGTAGATGCAGGAGGCGACGTATTAGCTAAGGGTTGTGAGGAAACCTTGGGTAGTCCACTCATTGATTTTATCTCTTTAGCCTCTCTTGTCAAGCTAGAGGAAGATGGATATAATGTTATGTTAGGAGTTATAGGTAGTGGTAGTGATGGAGAATTACAATACGATTACTTTCTTAAGCGAATTAGTGAAATAGCTTCGTTGAACGGTTTACTGGATATTAAAGGTTATGATAGGGAAACAGAAACTCTAGTAGAGAGAGTCCTAAATGAAGTTAATACTGAAGCATCAAAGATACCTTTTGAAGCATTTAAGGGGTCGTATGGAGAGATACCCATTAGAAATGGTACAAGAAATGTTTTCGTTACTCCAGTCTCAGCTATTACGTTCTTTCTTGATCCCATTAAGGTAGCCGAGACTAGTCCTCTTCATAGCCTAGTTAAGGATTCCTCTTCAATCGATGACGCTAACAAGAATCTTAATGAAGTTGGTATATACACTGAATATAACTTTGAAATAGATTTGTATAGTCAATTTGGTTTAAATGCTTCCCATGCTTCTGCATATGACGTAAGCAAGATTAGGGCAGAAGGTAGGAGGAAATTAGGGGGCGTTAAAATAAAGTGCTAG
- the ssb gene encoding single-stranded DNA binding protein produces MGEKVGNLKPNMESVDVTVRVLEASEARQIQTKNGVRTISDAIVGDETGRVKLTLWGKHAGSIKEGQVVKIENAWTTAFKGQVQLNAGSKTKIAEASEDGFPDSSQIPENTPTAPQQMRGGGRGFRGGGRRYGRRGGRRQENEEGEEE; encoded by the coding sequence ATGGGAGAAAAAGTAGGTAACCTAAAACCAAATATGGAAAGCGTAGATGTAACCGTAAGAGTTTTGGAAGCAAGTGAAGCAAGGCAAATACAGACAAAGAATGGTGTTAGGACTATAAGTGATGCTATTGTTGGAGATGAAACAGGCAGAGTAAAGTTAACATTATGGGGAAAACATGCTGGTAGTATAAAAGAAGGTCAAGTAGTAAAAATAGAAAATGCTTGGACTACTGCTTTTAAGGGTCAAGTACAGTTAAATGCTGGGAGTAAAACTAAGATAGCTGAAGCTTCAGAAGATGGATTTCCAGATTCATCTCAAATACCAGAAAACACGCCAACAGCTCCTCAGCAAATGCGTGGAGGAGGAAGGGGATTTCGCGGTGGTGGAAGAAGATATGGAAGAAGAGGCGGAAGAAGACAAGAAAACGAGGAAGGTGAAGAAGAGTGA
- a CDS encoding homoserine kinase, which yields MECKRARAYSSSANLGSGFDILSMAHTAFFDTVEICVETKNSENIVIESNSKIPLEPNRNSATYPLVRIMEERGIKASLRVKVIKGIPEGLGLGSSGASATAAVMAFSSLFNLNLSKEDLVRYAMYGEIASSGSPHPDNVAASVFGGVVSVVSVNPVKVVEIPLNYSFNILLFVPLNIHIEEKTKKAREMVPKTVKLSDYINNSRYISSLLIGFVKGERDLIRLGLNDEIVEKARLPLFPYYPKIKEIAIKYDAVGSCVSGAGPSILVLTDKMTDENKIAEEGTKTCNEFNVECEVIKAKIAGGVEVERRN from the coding sequence GTGGAGTGTAAAAGAGCTAGGGCATATTCGAGTTCAGCTAATTTAGGTTCCGGCTTTGATATATTATCAATGGCGCATACTGCGTTTTTTGACACTGTCGAAATATGCGTTGAGACTAAGAATTCAGAAAATATTGTGATCGAAAGTAATTCAAAAATTCCGCTTGAACCAAATAGGAACTCGGCTACTTATCCATTAGTTAGGATTATGGAAGAAAGAGGGATAAAGGCTAGTCTTAGAGTTAAAGTGATAAAGGGTATTCCGGAGGGTTTGGGATTAGGGAGTAGCGGAGCGTCGGCAACTGCAGCTGTTATGGCGTTTAGTAGTTTATTTAATCTAAACTTATCTAAGGAGGACCTAGTTAGGTATGCGATGTACGGGGAGATCGCTTCTTCTGGGTCTCCTCATCCAGATAATGTCGCCGCTAGTGTTTTTGGCGGAGTTGTCTCCGTAGTTTCCGTTAATCCGGTTAAGGTTGTTGAAATTCCTTTAAATTACTCATTTAATATTTTGCTTTTCGTCCCATTAAATATACATATTGAAGAGAAAACTAAGAAGGCCAGAGAAATGGTACCTAAAACAGTTAAACTTTCTGATTATATAAATAATTCAAGATATATCTCCTCTTTGCTAATTGGCTTCGTTAAAGGAGAGAGGGATCTGATAAGATTAGGCTTAAATGACGAAATTGTGGAGAAAGCTCGACTTCCCTTATTCCCATACTATCCTAAAATTAAAGAAATCGCGATAAAATACGACGCAGTAGGATCTTGTGTAAGCGGCGCGGGTCCTTCAATCTTAGTTTTAACCGATAAAATGACCGATGAAAATAAAATTGCAGAAGAGGGTACTAAAACTTGTAATGAATTTAATGTTGAATGTGAAGTTATCAAAGCCAAAATTGCTGGAGGTGTAGAGGTTGAAAGACGCAACTAG
- a CDS encoding molybdopterin molybdotransferase MoeA: MRVFVGDESLYSIDEAIKVYLSSLNFTPKIVKVEVKDSFGYVSAEDLMSPIDYPPFSRSNVDGYALKSSCTPGELKVIDRIGIGEFKEIHIKECVAVEVDTGAMIPMGADAVIKVENVKVINGNSIKIDKKINFGQNIGWIGSDIPKNSIILRKGEVISHEKIGLLASLGISSVKVYEKLKIYLIATGDELVEPGNSLSPGKIYESNLHYLYSKLKENYKIVGLSLLSDDIRSIKNEIKRAISVTDVLILTGGTSAGEKDFVHRAVRELGNIIVHGIKIKPGKPTILGIVDGKPVIGLPGNIVSSMVVLNMVILEILKSLYPSRKEILGLGKIKARLVLRVKADEHRNTLIPVYLFRSIDNSYYALPVKFDSYMVGTFSLTEGYIMLGPNEEIEEGKEVEVDVKKFDDSISIIGEEDKRILNLDTKNVLLGSLPASKAIEYKFGDVAVISSLFTEPIENYDKVLCRQILVNGEGEEIGYDDWIGMSKIVKNPVVKLKSPSTIYSLVGKARVYAPEGYIVGDKVTEECLYMIGISERGKRYLSAIKV, from the coding sequence ATGAGAGTGTTTGTTGGGGACGAATCATTATATTCAATAGATGAGGCAATAAAAGTCTACTTATCATCATTAAATTTCACTCCTAAAATTGTAAAAGTAGAAGTAAAGGACTCTTTCGGTTACGTATCTGCAGAAGACCTTATGTCGCCTATTGATTATCCTCCATTTTCAAGATCAAACGTAGATGGTTACGCCCTAAAATCTTCATGCACGCCTGGAGAGCTAAAAGTAATAGATAGAATAGGAATTGGAGAGTTTAAAGAAATTCACATAAAAGAATGTGTGGCAGTTGAAGTAGATACTGGTGCAATGATTCCAATGGGTGCAGATGCTGTAATAAAAGTTGAAAATGTCAAAGTAATCAATGGTAATTCCATAAAAATAGACAAAAAGATTAACTTTGGCCAAAATATTGGGTGGATAGGGAGTGATATTCCTAAAAACTCAATTATATTGAGAAAAGGCGAAGTAATTTCTCATGAAAAGATTGGTTTGCTAGCCTCATTAGGGATAAGTAGTGTAAAAGTTTATGAAAAGTTAAAGATATATTTAATTGCGACGGGAGATGAGCTAGTTGAACCTGGTAACTCCTTGTCTCCAGGTAAAATTTACGAGTCTAATCTACACTACTTATATTCTAAGCTCAAAGAAAATTACAAAATAGTCGGTCTTTCATTACTTAGCGATGATATAAGGAGTATCAAGAATGAGATAAAGAGGGCTATCTCAGTTACTGATGTTTTGATACTGACTGGCGGTACTAGCGCTGGGGAAAAAGATTTCGTTCATAGAGCTGTAAGAGAGTTAGGCAATATAATAGTTCATGGTATAAAGATTAAACCTGGAAAGCCTACCATTTTAGGAATCGTAGATGGTAAGCCAGTAATTGGATTACCTGGGAATATAGTATCTTCAATGGTTGTATTGAATATGGTTATTTTGGAAATTCTGAAAAGTCTTTATCCTTCTCGTAAAGAAATACTTGGATTAGGTAAAATTAAAGCTAGATTAGTACTACGCGTTAAAGCTGATGAACATAGAAATACTCTGATTCCAGTTTATTTATTTAGGAGTATTGATAATTCCTATTATGCTCTTCCAGTAAAGTTCGATAGCTATATGGTAGGTACTTTTTCCTTAACTGAGGGTTATATAATGCTTGGGCCTAACGAAGAAATTGAAGAAGGTAAGGAAGTCGAGGTTGATGTGAAGAAGTTTGATGATTCGATATCTATTATAGGAGAGGAGGATAAGAGAATCCTTAATTTAGATACAAAAAATGTGTTGCTTGGTTCCTTACCCGCAAGTAAAGCTATTGAATATAAATTTGGGGACGTTGCAGTTATTAGTTCATTATTTACTGAACCCATAGAGAATTATGATAAAGTACTCTGTAGACAAATTCTAGTTAATGGTGAGGGAGAGGAAATAGGCTATGATGATTGGATTGGGATGTCTAAAATTGTTAAGAACCCGGTAGTGAAGCTAAAATCTCCTTCTACAATTTACTCGTTAGTAGGTAAGGCAAGGGTTTATGCTCCAGAAGGTTATATAGTAGGTGATAAGGTAACTGAGGAATGTCTATACATGATAGGAATTAGTGAGAGGGGTAAGAGGTATCTAAGTGCAATAAAAGTATAG
- a CDS encoding KH domain-containing protein: MIILFTTVEDEKLEVVKKIIEKLEQFTDTKIMYDERTKTFNILPKGQNQYEALKAVSVIRAIGLGFDEQSAFRLLSDEYILDVIDLKTLIGSNPDAIRRVKGRIIGEGGKAKRIIQEYTGVDISIYGHYIGIIGPYDQVQIARKAIELLIDGKEHSSVYKFLDKAEKDLIIYKTSKLGRKGINEINSNR; this comes from the coding sequence TTGATAATCTTGTTCACTACGGTAGAAGATGAGAAATTAGAAGTAGTTAAAAAAATCATTGAGAAACTTGAGCAGTTTACAGATACTAAAATTATGTACGATGAAAGAACTAAGACTTTCAATATACTTCCTAAGGGTCAAAATCAATATGAAGCCCTCAAGGCTGTCTCAGTAATAAGAGCAATAGGTCTAGGATTCGATGAGCAATCCGCCTTTAGATTGCTTAGTGACGAATATATTTTAGATGTGATAGATTTGAAAACACTCATAGGAAGTAATCCAGATGCAATAAGAAGAGTAAAGGGAAGGATAATAGGCGAAGGTGGAAAAGCTAAAAGAATAATTCAAGAGTATACCGGGGTTGATATATCAATTTACGGCCATTATATAGGAATAATAGGACCTTATGATCAAGTTCAAATAGCAAGGAAGGCCATAGAGCTTTTGATTGATGGAAAAGAACATTCCTCAGTCTATAAATTTCTAGATAAAGCAGAAAAAGATCTGATAATATACAAAACCTCTAAATTAGGAAGAAAAGGAATTAACGAGATCAATAGCAATCGGTAA
- a CDS encoding translation initiation factor aIF-1A, with amino-acid sequence MPKKDRAQEAPSRDVPKPEEGQTICVVKKMLGGDHLVVLCMDGKERLARIPGKIRKKMWMREGDVVLVGIWDFQPNRCDILYKYGNDEIKRLVNENIISREVIDQLRG; translated from the coding sequence TTGCCTAAGAAAGATAGAGCGCAGGAAGCGCCCAGTAGAGATGTACCAAAGCCTGAAGAGGGACAGACTATATGCGTAGTTAAGAAAATGTTAGGTGGAGATCATTTAGTAGTATTGTGTATGGATGGAAAGGAGAGATTAGCTAGAATACCTGGTAAAATAAGGAAAAAGATGTGGATGAGAGAAGGAGATGTGGTGCTTGTTGGTATTTGGGATTTTCAACCCAATCGTTGCGACATATTGTATAAGTATGGAAATGATGAAATAAAGAGACTTGTAAACGAGAATATCATAAGTAGGGAAGTAATTGACCAGTTAAGAGGATAG
- a CDS encoding AAA family ATPase, protein MSEKTLLELPKKFMESLMAPFIGREEEAKVITLALLSKEHVILIGEPGTAKSALARRAAELLNAKFFMYLLTKYTEPAELFGALDINALKEGQYKRITKDRLPESQIAFLDEIFNANSAILNALLSLLNERVIYDGYNVIKVPLRTLISASNRVPDEPELEALYDRLLLRHYARPVGEELWKQLLDATWEIEFTNRWAVKEPIMNIEHLDKLYSYLSQVDLSGVKNKLLKLYAMLEEKGIHLPDRRKGKVLKVVSAHAILNSRLKATEEDLIVLKYIAPREIDDFEKVAALLSEELKTPIKYMKELNEIYNNIKEAAKYVEAANESDPRLIELIRSLRATRDRIVALGKESGDEKVEEFSKEVLSEIDKLIEKVARKLGIYP, encoded by the coding sequence TTGAGTGAAAAGACATTACTTGAGTTACCCAAGAAATTCATGGAGTCTTTAATGGCACCATTTATAGGAAGAGAAGAAGAGGCAAAAGTGATTACATTAGCTTTACTTAGTAAAGAGCATGTAATACTAATAGGTGAGCCGGGTACTGCGAAGTCAGCGCTAGCAAGAAGAGCTGCAGAATTGTTGAATGCTAAATTCTTCATGTATTTATTAACGAAATATACAGAGCCTGCAGAATTATTTGGAGCGCTTGATATAAATGCTTTAAAAGAAGGACAATATAAGAGAATTACAAAAGATCGATTACCTGAGAGCCAAATAGCATTTCTAGATGAAATATTTAATGCGAACTCTGCAATACTTAACGCTTTATTATCGTTGTTAAACGAAAGAGTAATCTATGATGGTTACAACGTGATAAAAGTACCCCTAAGGACTCTAATATCAGCAAGCAATAGAGTACCAGATGAACCAGAATTGGAGGCACTTTACGATAGACTACTCTTAAGACATTATGCTAGACCTGTGGGAGAGGAATTATGGAAACAGTTATTAGATGCAACATGGGAAATAGAATTTACTAATAGATGGGCGGTTAAAGAGCCTATAATGAATATAGAGCATCTAGATAAACTATACTCATATTTATCCCAGGTTGATCTGTCTGGAGTTAAAAACAAATTATTAAAACTATATGCAATGCTAGAGGAAAAAGGGATCCACTTACCAGATAGAAGAAAAGGTAAAGTTCTAAAAGTGGTTTCTGCACATGCAATATTAAATAGTAGACTGAAGGCTACTGAAGAAGATCTAATAGTTTTAAAATATATAGCTCCGAGGGAGATAGATGACTTTGAAAAAGTAGCTGCATTATTATCTGAAGAGTTAAAGACACCAATTAAATACATGAAGGAATTGAATGAGATATATAATAATATTAAGGAAGCAGCAAAATACGTTGAAGCAGCAAATGAGTCCGATCCAAGATTAATTGAATTAATTAGAAGTCTAAGGGCAACTAGGGACAGGATAGTAGCTTTAGGCAAAGAAAGTGGTGACGAAAAAGTCGAAGAGTTTTCCAAAGAGGTTTTAAGTGAAATAGACAAATTAATAGAAAAAGTGGCTAGAAAATTAGGGATTTATCCATGA
- a CDS encoding PqqD family protein, translating to MNFEDVKDKKPKKIGELIDRSEENENYIVKVAEDKVYELAPIAYYIWTMCDGNRSVDEIVNELSKEANLDISQVRDPVVMVLDELEKASLIAF from the coding sequence GTGAATTTTGAAGATGTAAAAGACAAAAAACCAAAGAAAATAGGAGAATTAATCGATAGAAGCGAAGAGAATGAAAATTATATAGTAAAAGTAGCTGAAGATAAAGTATATGAGCTTGCTCCAATAGCTTATTATATTTGGACTATGTGTGATGGTAATAGAAGCGTGGATGAGATAGTTAATGAATTAAGTAAAGAGGCAAATTTAGATATATCGCAAGTTCGTGATCCCGTAGTAATGGTATTAGACGAGTTAGAAAAGGCGTCTCTCATAGCTTTTTAA
- a CDS encoding serine protein kinase RIO, whose translation MTELPKKTKDEKRRKDEDLFKVVDSTIDYRTYLNLIQIARRLNIEEYLGAISSGKEARIYPAKTFDNKYYAVKIYYTSTAQSKRAIKKYTVGDIRFEDVKVTNTKQLINTWAKKEFKNLSRLYEAGTRVPKPILVYENILVMGFIGENGLRAPLLKELNDEEITQELYDDLIQQVEIMTKRAKLVHGDLSEYNVMVYDNKCYIIDVSQAIPIDYEDAIMLLKRDLDNINRFFEDKGINIKPTEELLIEFGVSGD comes from the coding sequence TTGACGGAATTACCAAAGAAGACTAAAGACGAAAAAAGACGTAAAGACGAAGATCTTTTTAAAGTAGTAGATTCCACAATAGATTATAGGACTTATCTAAATTTAATTCAAATAGCTAGAAGATTGAACATTGAGGAGTATTTGGGTGCAATATCGTCTGGGAAAGAAGCTAGGATATATCCTGCAAAGACTTTCGATAATAAGTACTATGCAGTAAAGATATATTACACATCCACAGCGCAAAGTAAAAGAGCCATTAAAAAATATACTGTTGGCGATATAAGATTTGAAGACGTAAAGGTAACCAATACTAAACAACTTATTAATACTTGGGCGAAAAAGGAATTCAAAAACCTTAGTAGACTATATGAGGCTGGAACTAGAGTACCAAAACCTATTCTGGTTTACGAAAACATTCTTGTAATGGGATTTATTGGTGAAAATGGCCTAAGGGCTCCCCTTTTGAAGGAGTTAAATGATGAAGAAATTACGCAAGAATTGTATGATGACCTAATTCAACAAGTGGAAATTATGACGAAAAGAGCTAAATTGGTTCACGGAGACTTAAGTGAGTATAATGTAATGGTTTATGATAATAAATGCTACATAATTGATGTGAGCCAAGCAATTCCCATAGATTACGAAGATGCGATTATGTTATTGAAAAGAGACCTCGATAACATAAATAGATTTTTTGAGGATAAAGGAATAAATATAAAGCCCACAGAAGAGTTATTGATAGAATTCGGAGTTTCCGGGGATTGA